From Camelina sativa cultivar DH55 chromosome 7, Cs, whole genome shotgun sequence, one genomic window encodes:
- the LOC104700788 gene encoding probable disease resistance protein At1g59620 produces the protein MAETLLSFGFEKLLNLIFRESERFQGVGEQFNGLKSELETLRGFLKDADAKKHTSAMVTNTVKEIKEIVYDAEDIIETFVLKEELGKTTCGIKKRIRQLACVIGDRRGLAFDMEALSKRIAKVIRDMQILGVQQVIANENVTQSLHERERVRRQTFSSDYEDHLVGLDKNVEKLVGYLVEEERSQVVSITGMGGIGKTTLARQVFNHETVKNHFAGLAWVCVSQQFTRQYVWQTILRKLRPHLVLEMTEDELQENLFQVLETQKSLIVLDDIWTEGDWDIIKPIFPRDKGWKVLLTSRNEGVGLHATPTCFTFRPDCLTREESWTLFQRIAFPRVNTSEHNANDEEMEEMGKQMVKHCGGLPLAVKVLGGLLAAKYTFPVWKRVYENIGSHIIGEASFNDKNISSVYQILYMSFEELPVYLKHCFLYLAHFPEDYAIDVENLYYYWAAEGIPRPRYYNGASDREVADGYIEELVKRNMVISERDIMTSRFETCQLHDMMREVCLRKSEEENFVQIVDASTGNPQSPCISRRLVIDLPGHRFNMEVHMLNPKLRSLLFIKQLPRLDRLSTSLRFRRLQLMRVLDLSRCRFEGGKLPFSIGKLIHLKYLSLYRAWVSHLPSSMRNLKLLLHLNLDVLGCPIYMSNFLKEFQELRYLYLPWEIQDKTKLELGNLVNLETLHNFSTKHSSVTDLQRMTRLRCLSIIFNSEECTMEALSSSVSKFKHLESLTIYGYKVYAPKSDEEGFVLDCGHLKQLNLTIYMPRLPDEQHFSSYLSTISLHHCRLVEDPMPILEKMLHLKVVTLWHNAFVGRRMVCSRGGFPQLQKLILKELSQLEEWIVEEGSMALLSTMTIRHCESLKELPDGLRFITSLKELSIYTSKWEFLVKLKEGGEDYYKVQHIPLLKIPVFDKNTSDEDTPTIDDQANIF, from the exons ATGGCCGAGACACTCTTGTCATTCGGATTCGAGAAGCTTTTGAACCTCATTTTCCGAGAATCAGAGCGATTTCAGGGAGTTGGAGAGCAGTTCAATGGATTAAAAAGTGAATTAGAGACGTTAAGAGGATTTTTGAAAGATGCAGATGCCAAGAAACATACAAGCGCAATGGTGACAAACACTGTGAAAGAGATCAAAGAGATTGTTTATGATGCAGAAGATATAATCGAAACCTTTGTTCTAAAAGAAGAACTCGGCAAAACAACATGTGGTATCAAGAAACGTATCAGACAACTTGCTTGTGTTATTGGTGATCGTAGGGGACTTGCTTTTGATATGGAAGCTCTCAGTAAGAGGATTGCTAAAGTCATTCGCGATATGCAGATTCTTGGCGTTCAACAGGTCATTGCCAATGAAAATGTTACGCAGTCTCTACATGAAAGAGAGAGGGTTAGGCGGCAAACGTTTTCTAGCGATTATGAAGATCATCTTGTGGGTTTGGATAAGAATGTTGAGAAATTGGTTGGCTATTTGGTGGAGGAAGAGAGAAGTCAAGTGGTTTCTATAACTGGAATGGGTGGTATTGGTAAAACTACCCTCGCAAGACAAGTTTTTAATCATGAGACAGTAAAGAATCATTTTGCAGGATTGGCATGGGTATGTGTTTCACAACAGTTTACAAGGCAGTATGTCTGGCAGACGATCTTGCGGAAACTTAGGCCACATCTGGTGTTAGAGATGACAGAAGATGAGCTTCAAGAGAATCTTTTTCAAGTGTTGGAAACACAAAAGTCTTTGATTGTTCTTGATGATATCTGGACAGAAGGAGATTGGGACATAATCAAACCAATTTTTCCACGGGACAAAG GTTGGAAGGTACTACTTACTTCTCGTAATGAGGGTGTCGGATTACATGCAACTCCAACATGTTTCACCTTCAGACCAGATTGTCTAACTCGTGAAGAAAGTTGGACACTATTTCAAAGAATAGCATTTCCTAGAGTTAACACTAGCG AACATAATGCTAATGATGAAGAAATGGAAGAGATGGGTAAGCAGATGGTCAAACATTGTGGAGGTCTACCATTGGCTGTTAAGGTGTTAGGTGGTTTGTTAGCTGCAAAATACACATTTCCTGTGTGGAAAAGGGTATATGAGAATATCGGATCCCATATTATTGGAGAGGCTAGCTTCAATGACAAAAATATCAGTTCAGTTTATCAGATTTTGTATATGAGCTTCGAAGAGCTGCCTGTTTATTTGAAACACTGCTTCCTCTACCTTGCTCATTTTCCAGAAGATTATGCAATAGATGTGGAGAATTTGTACTATTACTGGGCTGCAGAAGGAATACCAAGGCCAAGGTATTACAATGGAGCGTCTGATCGTGAGGTCGCAGATGGATACATAGAAGAATTGGTGAAGAGAAACATGGTTATTTCTGAACGAGACATTATGACTTCAAGATTTGAAACATGTCAGTTGCATGACATGATGAGAGAAGTTTGTCTGCgtaaatcagaagaagagaattttGTACAAATTGTTGATGCAAGTACTGGAAACCCTCAATCTCCATGTATATCCCGCAGACTCGTCATAGATTTGCCTGGTCATAGATTTAATATGGAGGTGCATATGCTGAATCCAAAACtcagatctctcttgtttatcaAACAGCTTCCAAGGTTAGATAGGTTGTCAACAAGTTTACGCTTTAGACGGCTACAGTTGATGAGGGTTTTAGATCTCTCTAGGTGCCGGTTTGAAGGAGGAAAGCTACCTTTTAGCATCGGAAAGCTAATCCACTTGAAATACTTGAGTTTATACCGTGCATGGGTGTCTCATCTACCTTCTTCTATGCGTAATCTTAAGTTGCTTCTTCATTTGAATCTGGATGTTTTGGGATGTCCTATCTACATGTCTAATTTCTTGAAGGAGTTTCAAGAGTTGAGATACCTCTACTTACCTTGGGAAATACAAGATAAGACAAAGTTGGAATTGGGTAATCTAGTCAACCTGGAGACGTTGCATAATTTCTCAACAAAGCATAGTAGTGTTACGGATCTTCAACGTATGACAAGGCTAAGATGTCTCTCAATCATATTCAACAGCGAGGAGTGCACTATGGAAGCATTGTCTTCATCAGTAAGTAAATTTAAACACCTGGAGAGTCTTACTATATACGGTTATAAGGTATATGCTCCCAAGAGTGATGAAGAAGGATTTGTTTTGGATTGTGGTCATCTCAAACAGTTaaatttgactatatatatgccAAGGTTACCAGATGAGCAACACTTTTCTTCTTACCTTTCAACCATATCTCTACATCATTGTCGTTTGGTGGAGGATCCAATGCCGATTCTAGAGAAGATGCTTCACTTAAAGGTGGTTACGTTATGGCATAACGCGTTTGTTGGGAGGAGAATGGTTTGTTCGAGGGGTGGGTTTCCTCAGTTGCAGAAGCTTATATTGAAAGAACTAAGTCAGTTGGAAGAATGGATAGTAGAAGAAGGATCCATGGCTCTTCTTAGTACTATGACTATTCGTCACTGTGAGAGTTTAAAGGAGCTTCCAGATGGGCTGAGATTTATCACTTCCTTGAAAGAACTGAGTATCTATACATCTAAGTGGGAATTTTTGGTTAAACTgaaagaaggaggagaagattaCTACAAAGTCCAACACATCCCTCTTTTGAAAATTCCTGTATTTGACAAGAATACTTCAGACGAGGACACTCCAACAATAGACGATCAG GCGAATATCTTCTGA